The Streptomyces sp. DG1A-41 genomic sequence ACTACGGCGTCGGCGGCCCGCCCGGCAAGCCCCCCGGCGTCCGGCTGCTGCACGGGGACGGCAGCAGCTGGGAGAGCGTCACGGCACCGTTCGGCGTCGGCATGCTGAGCGGCATCGTGGGTGACGCGCAGGGGCGGCCCGACCGTATCGCCGGGTGGGACTTCTGGGACCAGACGCGGGCCCACTACCTGCGGTGGGACGGCACGGCCTGGGTGAGCGAGCGGGGGCCGGTGGCCACGACCCCCGTCGTCATGAACTCCCTTTCCGCCGTGCCGGGTTCGGGCGGTTACTGGGCGGTGGGGACGACGTCGTCCTCGCCGTCCTCGTCCGCCCAGCTGCGCATCGAACGCTGACCGGGGGCCTCACGCCAGCCGGAGCACGTTCCAGGACAGCGGCTCCAGGACGGTGCTCAGCGTGCCGTCCTGGAGAGCCGTGCCGTCGGCCGCGTGCGGGGCGACCCGTTCGGGATCGTCGAGGGTGTTGCGGGCGTCGGGGTCGGCGTCCGCGAGGACGCTGTGCTCGACGACGCGGGTGAGGTCGAGGCCGTTCAGGGCGACCTCGAGCGGGAGCGCCTCGGTGCGGCTGCGGTTCACCGCGAAGACCGTGACCGTGCCGTCCTCGGCGCGTACGGCCGTGGCGTGCAGCAGGTCCGTCTCGCCGTACTTCTTCGTCTCGTACGTCGGCGAGTCCACGCGGACGTCGAGCACCTGGCCGCGGCCGTACTTGCTCGCCTGCGCGAAGGGGAAGAAGGTGGTCTGCCGCCAGGCCGGGCCGCCCGGCTCGGTCATGATCGGCGCGATGACGTTGACGAGCTGGGCGAGGCAGGCGACCGTGACGCGGTCGGCGTGCCGGAGCAGGGCGATGAGGAGCGAACCGAAGACGACGGCGTCGGTGACGCTGTAGTTGTCCTCCAGGAGGCGGGGGGCCTCGGGCCAGTCGTCCTGCTCGAAGGTCTTCGCGTGCGACTCCCACTCGGGCAGGTACCAGACGTTCCACTCGTCGAAGGAGAGGTTGATCCGCTTCTTCGACTTGAGCTTCGCGCCCACGTGGTCGGCGGTCGCCACGACGTTGTCGATGAAGGACTCCATGTCGACGGCGGAGGCCAGGAAGGAGTCGATGTCGCCGTTCTCGGGCCAGTAGTAGGCGTGCAGCGAGATGTAGTCGACGAGGTCGTACGTCTCCTTGAGAACGGTCGCCTCCCACTCGGCGAACGTCGGCATGGCCTGGCTGGAGGAGCCGCAGGCGACGAGTTCGACGCCGGGGTCCATCTGGCGCATGGCCCGGGCCGTCTCGGCGGCGACCCGGCCGTACTCCTCCGCGGTCTTGTGGCCGGTCTGCCAGGGGCCGTCCATCTCGTTGCCCAGGCACCACAGCTTGATGCCGAAGGGGTCCTTGTCGCCGTGGGTGACGCGGAGGTCCGACAGGGCTGTGCCCTCGGTGTGGTTGGCGTACTCCTGGAGCTCGAGGGCTTCGGCGACACCTCGGGTGCCGAGGTTGAGCGCCATCATGGGCTCGGCCTGGGGGCCGATCTTGCGGAGGAAGTCGATGTACTCGGAGAGGCCGAAGCGGTTCGACTCCGTCGAGTGCCAGGCGAGGTCGAGGCGGCGAGGGCGATTCTCAGCCGGGCCGACCGAGTCCTCCCACTTGTAGCCGGAGACGAAGTTGCCGCCCGGGTAGCGGACGGCTGTGACGCCGAGTTCGCGGACGAGGTCCAGGACATCCTGGCGCAGGCCCTTGTCGTCGGCTGTGGGGTGGTCCGGTTCGAAGATGCCGGTGTAGACGCAGCGGCCGAGGTGTTCTACGAAGCTGCCGAAAAGGCGGGGGTCGACCTCACCGACTGTGAAAGCGGGGTCGAGGGTGAAGCGGGCGGTGTGCATGCTTGCCTTTCGAGGTTCAGTTCCGTCTGCGGGTGGTTCGTGGCTGGGCGCGCCAGCGCGGCGGAGCCGCACATCGAGCACGGCCCCGCGCCCCTAAGGAAGGAGCGTTGGCCAGCCGTTTCTTGTCCAGTGCAGGGTGTTGAGCCCGAGCTTGGGCGTCCCCGAGTCCTCTGCGTCGTAGTAGTGGTACGCCAGGACATCCTTCCCCCGGTCCCGGAAGACCGACTCGCCGCCCGTGCCGATGTAGCGGCCGTGGCCCTGGAGTACCAGGTCGCCGCCGCCCTCCAGCAGCGGCTTGCCCGTGCTGTCGACGTACGGGCCGGTCACGGACGTCGATCTGCCCACTCTGATCTTGTACGTGGAGTTCACGCCCTGGCAGCAGGCGTCGTAGGACGCGAAGAGGTAGTAGTAGCGGCCGTGCCTGACGATGTACGGGCCCTCGACGGCGTACGGGGCGTCCGGGCGGGTGGCCAGGTGATGGACCCGGGCGCCCGGGACCGCCTTGCCCGTCTTCGGGTTCAGCTCGACCATCCGGATGCCGGTCCAGTACGAGCCGAAGGACATCCACAGCCTGCCGTCGGCGCGGATGATCGCCGGGTCGATGGCGTTCCAGGTGTCGGTCGGCTCCGAGGTGAAGACCTTGCCGTGGTCGGTCCACGTGCCGGGCAGGCCCGTGCGGGACGTGGCGACGCCGATCGCGGAGTGGTTGCTGCCCCAGGAGGAGACGGCGTAGTAGAGCCAGTAGCGGCCGTCGCGCCGGGAGAGGTCCGGGGCCCAGGGGTCGGCCTTGTCGTTGTACTCGTACCACCAGGCCGGGGGCTCGGCGAAGGCGTTGCCGGCGTCGGTCCAGTGCCTGCCGTCCTCGGACAGGCGGGCGCCGATGATGCCGCCGGTGGAGTAGGCGACGTAGCCGCCGGACTTCAGGCGGGAGACGGTCGGGTCGTGGATGATCTGCTGGCCGGTGAGCGGGCGGGGGTCGGGGTAGGTCTCCGCCGCCTGTGCCGTGTGGGGCGGCAGGGCCAGGAGGGTGGCCGCCGCCAGGGCGGTGAGGGTTCTGCGCAGGGTCACTGTCCCGCCAATCCCGTGTGGGCGACGCCCGCCACGATCTGCCTCTGGAAGAAGACGAAGACGATGATCAGGGGCAGGCCCGCCATCAGGCCGCCGGCCATGAGCTGGGCCCACTGGATGCCGTAGGAGTTCATGACGGTCGCGATGCCGTTCGGCATGGTCATCAGGTCGGGGTTGTTGGTCACCATGTACGGCCAGAGGAAGTTGTTCCACGAGGCGATGAACGTGAAGATGCCGACCGCGGCGAGGGAGGGGCGGGAGAGCGGGAGGACGATGGTGAAGAAGACGCGCCAGCGGCCCGCGCCGTCGATGAACGCGGCCTCCTCCAGTTCGCGCGGGATGCCCTGGAAGAACTTGTAGAGGATGTAGACCATCGCGGCGGGCGCGCACTGCGGCAGGATCATGCCCCAGTAGGTGTCGACCATGCCCATCTGCTGGACGGTGGTGAACAGCGGGACGCCGAGGACGGCGGGCGAGACCATGAGGCCGGCCATGACCAGGCCCATCAGGGCGTTCTTGCCGCGGAACTCGGTGCGGGCGAAGCCGTATCCGGCGAGGGAGCTGACCAGCAGGACGACGGCCGTGACGCAGACGGAGACGACGACGGAGTTCACGAACCAGTTGGTGATGTTGCCGGTTTCGAGGATGGCCTTCCAGGCCTGGGTGGTCCAGTCCTTCGGCAGCCAGTGCGTCGGCACCGCGACGGCCTCGGTCTCGGACTTGAGGGAGGTGAACAGGGCCCAGGCGAGCGGCGCCATGAACACCACGGAGACGGCGACGCCGAGCAGGGTGAGGACGATCTGGCTGGGGGTCCAGGGCTTGCGGGCCTTCGGGTCCCTGACGCGGATCTGCGTGGCGGTCATCGCACGCCCTCCTCACGCTTGCGCAGCAGCCACATCCGCGCGACGGCGACGGACGCGATGATCAGGAAGAAGATGATGGAGATCGCGGAGGCGTAGCCCACGCGGTAGCTGGTGAAGCCCTCTTCGAGGGTGTACTGGACGATGGTGCGGGTCGATTCCTCGGGGCCCGGGCTGAAGTCCATCATCACGACGGCCTGGTCGAAGACCTGGAGCGAGGCGAGGACCTGGAGGGCGACGACGAGGCCGGTGATGTTGCGCAGCATCGGCAGGGTGATGTGGACCATGCGGTGCCAGGCGTTCGCGCCGTCCAGCTTGGCGGCCTCGTAGAGGTGGTCGGGGATGCCCTGGAGCGCGGCGAGGTAGAGCAGGAAGCTGAAGCCGACCGTCCACCAGAGCGTGCAGATGACCACCGCGAGCATCGCGTAGGACTTGTCGGACAGCCACGGCGTCTCGAGGCCGAAGACGTGGTTGATCATTCCGGTGCCGGGGTTGAACAGCCACTGCCACAGGTTGGCGGCCACGGTCGACGGCAGCAGGAACGGGGCGAAGAAGCACAGCCGCCACAGCCACTTGCCGCGCTCGATGTGGTGGGCGAGCATCGCGAGGAAGAAGGCGAGGACCGCGATGCAGGGCACGACCAGGAGCGTGAAGTAGGCGCTGTGGCCCAGCGTGTCCCACATCAGCGGGTCCTTGAGGGCCTCGCGGTAGTTGTCGAGGCCGACGAGGTTCGCGTTGTCGCCGGAGATGTTGGCGTCGGTGAAGCTGAGGTAGACGCCGCGCAGCAGCGGCCAGATCACGAAGAGCGCGAACAGGGTGAGGAACGGGGCGACGAACCAGCCGCCGTGCTGGAAGCCCTGCTTGCGGCGGACGGTGGCGGTGTCGGCGGCGGTCTTCGCGCGCGCCGGTGCGAAGACGGTCTGAGCGCTGGTGGTCATGCGACCGCACCTCCCTGCGCGGCGGTCTTGCCGTCCATGGGGTTCTTCGACGCGAGCAGCCTGGTGAGCTCGCTCTTCATCCGGCGGGCGGCGGTGTCCGGCTCGGCGGAGCCCATCGTGGAGGAGACGACGATGGGGCCGACGCGCTGGGCGAGGATGCCGGTGGAGCCGGCGAACCACACCTTCGGTTCGGTGGCCTGGTGGTCCATGGCCGAGACGTACTCGTTCTGCGGGCTCATCTTCTTGTACGCGTCCGTGGACAGCACCGGCCGGTAGGCGGGGATGTGGCCGCCGAGCGCCCACTGCTGGGCGTGCCTGATGATGTAGGCGGCGAGTTGGTGGGCTCCCTCGTTGGCGGGGCCGCCGCGGTCGGACTGGTGCGGCAGGACGAAGGCGTGCGACTCGGCGTGTGTGGCGGGCTTGCCGAAGACGGGCGGCAGCGGGGTCGCGCCGTAGTCGATCTTCGCCGTGTCGTAGACCGGCACCGACCAGTTGCCCTCCCAGACGAAGGGGGAGCCGTTGACGAACTGTTCGGCGCTCGCGGTGCCCCCGAACCTCGGGATGGCGTACCCCTCGGTGATGTGCCGGCGCAGGAACTCCAGGACCTGGGTGGCCTTGTCGGTGTCGAAGGTGACCTCGGTGTCGGTGTCGTTGAACCAGGTGCCGCCGAGCTGGGTGTAGAAGGCGACGAAGAACCACCACTGGAAGTTCTGGTCGCTGTTCCATATGCCGATGGTCTGGAGGCCCCGCTTGGTGGCCTTCTTGGCCTCCTTGAGCACGTCGAACCACTCGTCGGTCGACGTCACGGGCACCATCCGGCCGTCGTCGCCGAGCAGCCCCGCCTTCTTCAGCACGTCCTTGCGGTAGAAGCAGAGCTGGACGTGACTGTCGAGCGGGACGGCGTAGAGCTTGCCGTCGATGACGCCGCGGTTCCACAGCTGGGGGTTGAAGTCCTGCTTCCGTACCCCGTACTTGGCAAGCAGGTCGACGTCCCAGGCGTCCAGGAGACGGCCGGGCGAGAACCCGGTCACCCGGCCCATGTGCATGACGCCGAGGTCGGGTGCGCGGTTGCCCGCGGCCGCCATGGCGAGCTTGGTGTAGAAGGGGCTGCCCCACTGGAGGGTGGAGTCCTTCACCGCGATGTCCGGATGGTCCTTACGGAAGGAGTTGAGCATCGCGATCATGTTGTAGCCGTCGCCGCCACTGAAGAGATTCCAGTACCGCACCCGTGTGTTGGCGTCCGAGGCGAGTGCGTCGGCTCCGGTGCCGAGCGCGGCGAAGCCGAAGCTGCTCGCGACGGAGATCCCGCCGAGCCCTGCGAGAAGCTGCCTGCGATTCAGGCCAGGTCGTCCCATGCCCTGCCCTTACTGTTCGATATACCGAATAATGCTCGTAACTTCGAACGGGACCGTAAGTTCGAAGCGCTTGCGCGTCAATGGATCGGACAGAAAGTTTGGGCAGGACTTTTGGGCGAGTTCGGTCGTTCCCTGTTGAACTACGGACATCCGATCGCATGACGCGCACACTTTGGGGCGCGTAGTCTCGGACGCGCGGCCAAGCCGTCGGCCGGCGGTGAGAAGGGGGAGCGATGGACTTCGCGGGCGCGCGGACGAGGGCGGCCCGAGTCACGGCCGCGCTCAGGCGCTCGCGGCGCGGCTCCGCCATGCGCGGCCTGGCCGCCGAGCTCGCCGCCGCGGTCCGGGCGCGGGAACAGGTCCCGGCCGACGTACGGTCGTTGTGCCGGGCGCTGTGCGCGGAGATGAGCACGCGGCGGGGCGGACGTCCCGTCGAGCTGCGTTTCGAACGCTTCCCCGACGAGATCGAAGTGACCGGGCTGTGGGTGGAGTTCCAGGACTTCGACCTGGTCATCGTCGAGGAGCGGGCCGAGGCGGTGCAGCAACTGGTCATCCTCGGGCATGAGTTGTGGCATCTGCACGCGGGGCACGACCACCACCACGTCGCCGGTACGGCGGTGGCCCGGGCCCTGGACCGCGAGCCCGGCTGGAAGTCCGCGGCGCTGACCGTGGCGGCCCGGGACGGCTCGCGCGAGCGGGACGAGGCCGAGGCCGACGAGTTCGGGCACCGGCTGGCGGCCGTGTTCCGCGCCTTCGCCAACGGCACTGTCCCGGACGGTCCGGACGCGGCCCTCGATCCGGTGCGGCGGTCGATGGGCTACCGCGGACGCGGAGGCGGCGCGCGATGACCCACGCACGGGACGTCCTCGGCGCCTACTCCGTCTCCTTCTGGCTGCCGATCGGGGCGCTGACCATCGCCCTGGTCATCAAGCTGCCCAGCCTGGTGAGGATGTGGCGGGACCCGATGCTGCGGGCCGTCGGCGGGCTGCTGCTGTTCGCCTGTGCCGTGTTCGTCTTCGCGTCCCCGTCGGTCATCGGCTGGACCAACCGCGTCACCGGCGTGCCGAACATCGCGGCACCGCTGGTGTACTCGCTGCTCACCGCGCTGTGCGCGTCCTGGCTGCTGCTGATCGTCGCCTGGCGCAACGGCCTGGCCGACCGCTCGTCCTCGACGCGCCGCGCCGCCCGCTGGGTCGTCTTCGCCTACGCGGGCGTGGTCGTCGCCCTGTGGGTGCTGTTCTGGCTCGCGGACGTCCCCGTGGAACGCCGCCGCGACCTGGACACGTACTACGCCAACACGCCCTTCATGCGCGAGGGAATCCTGCTCTACCTGCTCGCGCACACCGTGGCCTGCTCGGTCACGGCCCGGCTGATCTGGAACTGGGTCCGCACCGACGGCCTCGACGCCTGGCTGCGCTGGGGGCTGCGGCTCCTGGGCGTCGGCTACGCGACGAACCTGCTCTTCGACGTCACCAAACTCACCGCCGTCATCGCCCGGATGACCGGCCACGACCTGGACTGGCTGAGCACCTACCTGGCACCCTCGGCCGCCTGTCTGTCGGCCACCATGGTCGCGATCGGCTTCATCATCCCGCACGGCGGCCAGTACCTGCACGAGCGCTGGCGCATCCGGCTCGCCCACTGGCAACTGCGCCCCCTCTACCTGCTGCTGCGCACCGTGAACCGCGGCGGTGCCCCCTTCACCCCGCGCGCCACCGGCGAACTGCGCCTGATCCGCCGCGAGACGTACATCCGCGACGTGCTCCTCCAGCTCTCCCGGCACCTCGACGAGGACCTGCGGGAACGCTCCTACGACGCCGCCCTGGACCTCGGCTTCGAGCCCGGCCGGGCGAAGGCCCTGGCCGCCGCCGTCACGATCCTGGACGCCGTCGCCGCGCGGGAGCGGGCCCCGCGGACCGACAGTGCCGCCTCCCCGTCCGGCCCCGACACCGCCTATCTGCTCCAGGAGATCCAAGCCGTGTCCCTGGCCCTGCGCCACCGCGACCACATCGAGGCGGTACGCTCACGCGCGGCCGCCCCCGGGAGAGAGAACGCCCGCGCATGACTGACCGTCCCACCCCCGCCAGAACCGCCGTCGTCCTGGGGGGATCCCACTCCGGCATGCTCGCGGCCCGCGCCCTGGCCGACGTCGCCGACCGGGTCGTCGTCGTGGAGCGCGACGCGCTGCCCGCCGCTCCCGGCCCCCGCAAGGGGCTGCCGCAGGCCCGGCACGCGCACATGCTCTGGTCGGGCGGTGCGCGGGCCATGGAGGAACTGCTGCCGGGGATCACCGGGGCGCTGAGGAAGGCCGGGGCGAACCGGCTGCCGGTCACGACGGACGTCGTCGCCCTGGGCACGCGCGGCTGGTTCCGGCGCTGGGCCGAGTCCCACCACGTGATCCTCGCCGGCCGGGACCTGCTGGACGCGACGGTCCGCGCCCGCGTGCTGGCCGACCGGCGGATCGAGCTCGTCGAGCGGGCGGAGGCGGTGGGCCTGACCGGCACGGACGCGGCCGTCACGGGCGTACGGATCCGGCCCGGCGACGGCCCCGAGCGGACCCTCGACGCGGACCTGGTCGTCGACGCCTCGGGCCGCGGCTCCCAGGCCGCCCGGTGGCTGACCGCCCTCGGCCTGCCCCTTGCGGAGCGACGCGAGGTCGACGCGGGCCTGGCGTACGCCAGCCGCCTCTACCTGGCCCCCGCCGCGGCCCGCGACGACTTCCCGGTCATCAACGTGCAGCCCGACCGGCGGGACGGCGGACCGGGCCGGGCGGGCTTCCTGCTGCCCATCGAGGAGGGCCGCTGGATCGTCACCCTGTGCGGCACCCGGGGCGGCCAGGCCGTCCCCGGAGAACGACGACTTCGTCCGCTTCGCCCGCGAGGAACTGCGGCACCCCGTCATCGGCGAGCTGCTCGAACAGGCCGATCCGCTGTCCGACGTGGCGTTCACCCGCACCACCGTCAATCGCCGGCACTTCTACGAGCGGATGCCGGTGTGGCCCGCGAACTTCGCCGTCCTCGGCGACGCCCTCGCCGCGTTCAACCCGGTCTACGGACACGGCCTGGCCGTCGCCGCGCAGAGCGCCCTGCTCCTGCGGGACACGGTACGGCGGCACGGCTGGGCGGCTCCCGGGCTGTCCCGGCTGATCCAGAAGGCGGTGTCCCGCCCGGTCGGCGCGGCCTGGGACCTGGCGATCGGGCAGGACGTCTTCTACCCGGGCGCGACGGAGCAGGGCCCCACGCTCCGGGACCGGCTCGTGACCGCGTACGTCGACCGGCTGATGTACACGGCGACGGGCAACGGCCGCATCGCCCGCCGGGTGACGGACGTGACGTCACTGGAACGGGGGGCGGGGGTGCTGCTGACGCCGTCGGTGCTGGTGGCGGCGGCGGTGGGGCCCCTGAAGCCGGCACTGACGGCTCCGCCGCTGACGCCGGAGGAACGGAAGGCTGCCGGACTGGACACCTAGCTGCGGGCAGTCGTGCCGCTTGGGGCGGCACGGGTGGGCGCAGCGGCACCCCGCAGCGCCGGGTGGCACCCCCACCCCCACCAGCGGACCTCAGCCTTGGAACGCGGGCTGGGCGGCCCCCTTGCCCGCCCCCGGCACCACGAACACCGACCCCGCCAGCGCCGGCGGCTCCTTCAGCCCCGTCCGAGCCGTCGTGATGTACAGATCACTCAGCCCGGCCCCGCCGAACGCACAAGCCGTCACCAACGACACCGGCAACTCGATCACCCGATCCAGCCGCCCCTCCGGCGTATACCTGCGCACCGCCGCCCCTTGCCACAGCGCCACCCACACACAACCGTCGGCATCCACGGCCAGCCCGTCGGGAAACCCCGCGCCGTCCTCGACCTCGGCGAGGGTCCGCCGCCCGGACAGCCGCCCGTCCGCGTAGTCGAAGACGTCGACCCGCCGGGTCGGAGAGTCGATGTAGTACATGAGCCGCCCGTCGGGACTCCACCCCGTGCCGTTGCTCACCGCCACGTCGTCGAGGACCACCTCGACCGCGCCGTCACCGGTGATCCGGGACAGCGTGCCGCCCCCGGGTGCCTCGTCGTAGCGCATCGTGCCCGCCCACAGCGAGCCGTCCGGCGCGACGGCGGCGTCGTTGGCGCGACGGCCGGGCACGGGCTCGTGGTGCAGCCAGCGAAAGCCTCCGTGGGAGTCGCCGTCGGGGTCGAGGAGGCCGACCCCGTCGCGCAGGTTCAGCACCAGCCCCCCGTCGGCCCGCGGCTTGACGGCACCCACGTGCTGTTCGGTCCGGCGGACCGTGCGGCGCCCGGTGGCCGGGTCGTACGTGTGCACCCGGCAGCCGAGGATGTCGATCCAGAGGAGCCGGCCGGCCGCCGCGTCCCAGGTCGGCCCCTCGCCGAGCTCGGCCTCGGCCCGTACGGCGACCTCGTACGGCGTCGTCGTCATGCCACGCTCCGGTGGCCGAGGTGCTCGGACAGCTCGGCGGCGCCCTTCGCGGCGAGCTGCTCCAGCTCGGCGCGGCGCTCCTCGCTGAAGCGGATCATGGGCACGGAGATCGACAGGGCGGCGACGACCTGGCCGGTGCGGTCGCGGACGGGGGCGGCCACGCAGCTCACGTCCGGGTTGGACTCGCGGCTCTCCACGGCGATGCCCCGCTCACGGATCTCGGCCAGGGTCTCGCGCAGGACGGCCGGGTCGGTGATGCTGTTGGGGGTCATCGCGGCCAGCTCGGCGCCGTCGGGGATCCGCGCGGCGAGTTCGTGCTCGGGAAGGGAGGCCAGCAGCATCTTGCCGACGGACGTGCAGTGGGCGGGCAGCCTGCGCCCGGCCGCCGACACCATCCGCACGGCGTGCGTGGAGTCGACCTTGGCGATGTAGATGACGTCCGTGTCCTCGAGGATCGCCACGTGCACCGTCTCGTCGCAGGTCTCGGCGACGGACCGGGCGACCTGCTGCCCCTCGGCGGCGAGGTCGAGCTGCTCGGCGTAGCGGGCGCCGAGCTGGTACGGGCGTACGCCGAGCCGGTAGCGTCCGGGCTGGCCCGGCACGGGGACGATGTACTTCCGGGCGGCGAGCGTGGTCACCAGCTCGTGCACGGTGGTGCGCGGCAGCTGGAGCTTGCGCACGATGTCGGGGGCGGAGAGCGTCCCGTCCCCGTCGAGAAAGAGCTCGAGAATGTCGAGAGCCCGGGTCACGGCTGGTACGAGGCGTCCCACGACCGGCCCCCTCCCTATATGTCTCAGGCGCCTGTGTCAGCGATATCAACGTTCGAGATATCAACAGGCGATCGGCATGACGAACACAGGCTAGCCATAGACGTTTGCCCGGGCAATGGGCAGAGGCCTGGCGGGCGGAAACCCAAGAGCACGCCACAGACACGTTCAGTGCACATTGCAGTGCCCTTGTGCGACACGTCGCGACGAGGCCGTGCACCGGTTCCACACCTCGGTGGTGGTCCATCTGGACGCTCCGGCGTCCGGGCGGGCCACGACGAAGGAGCGGGCCGCGGTGTGACGGCAGGGCGGCTGTGATCATCGCCGGGTGCGCCGCCCGGCTCACCGCCGCGGACGCACCACCCCCAACTCCCCCCGCAACCGCTGCGCCCGCAGCACCAGTTCCAGTTCGAAGCGCCGGTCGGGGTCGTCGATCTCGTCGCCCCACAGTTCGCGGATCTGGCGGAGGCGGTAGCGGACGGTCTGGGGGTGGACGCCGAGCCGGGCCGCGACCTCGGGCGCTCCGCCCCGGGTTTCCAGCCAGGCCAGGAGGGTTTCCGCGAGGCGGCGGCCGTGGGTGGGGCCGCAGTGGGTCAGGGGGGCCAGGCATCTCAGGGCCAGGTCGTCGATGAGTTCCTCGGGCTGGAGGAGGACCAGCGCCTCGGTGTGCTCGGTGCAGTAGAGGACCTCGCCCGAGGGGAGCAGGTCGCGTTCCATGAGGCGTACGGCGGCCTCGGCCCAGCGCAGCGACTTCGCCGCGTCGGCGAGCGGGACGGGCGGGCCGATCGCGCCGGACCAGCCGGCCAGGGCCCGGTGCAGGAGCTCGGGACGGCCTGCCGCGTCCGGCTCGGGCACGACCATGCGGGGCTGCTCGTACTCCATGTCGAGCAGGACACCTTGGCCGACGGCGGGTGCCATGGCCTCCCGGGCGGGGCGCAGCAGGACGCCGACCGCGACCTTCTCCGGCAGGGGCCAGCCGATCCGGGCGGCGCGTTCGGTGAAGGCCTCGGTGGGGTCGCCGCGGTGGTGCTCGGTCAGCAGGAGTTCCATCAGGCGGCGCTGGAGGCGCAGGCGCTCGCCGGCCTGGCGGGCCGCGGCCTCGGCGTAGCCGCGCACGGACTGGTCGACCAGTCCGTCCAGGTACTCGTAGCCCGCGTCGACGAGTTCGTACATCGCCGGGGGCGGGATCTCCACGCGCTGCCCGATGTCGGCGAAGCGGCGCCAGGCCAGGCGTACGCCCATGCGGTAGATGGCCTGGAGGGAGTCGAGCGAGCGGCCGTTGAGGCCCTCGCCGCGGCCGAAGTCCTGGAAGACACCGGGCGGGACGGTGGGCCGGCCCTCCGAGTGCTCGAGGTGCTGCACGAAGACCTCGATGGCGCGGCGGATGCCGACCAGGGCCATGGGCTCGCCGGAGTCGTCGAGGACGACGGGCAGATGCGGGTACTCGCGCTGTATCTCGCGGAGGATCTCCTCGGCGAGCGCGGGCGCCTCGGCCATGGCGATCGCCGCGAA encodes the following:
- a CDS encoding alpha-N-arabinofuranosidase, whose amino-acid sequence is MHTARFTLDPAFTVGEVDPRLFGSFVEHLGRCVYTGIFEPDHPTADDKGLRQDVLDLVRELGVTAVRYPGGNFVSGYKWEDSVGPAENRPRRLDLAWHSTESNRFGLSEYIDFLRKIGPQAEPMMALNLGTRGVAEALELQEYANHTEGTALSDLRVTHGDKDPFGIKLWCLGNEMDGPWQTGHKTAEEYGRVAAETARAMRQMDPGVELVACGSSSQAMPTFAEWEATVLKETYDLVDYISLHAYYWPENGDIDSFLASAVDMESFIDNVVATADHVGAKLKSKKRINLSFDEWNVWYLPEWESHAKTFEQDDWPEAPRLLEDNYSVTDAVVFGSLLIALLRHADRVTVACLAQLVNVIAPIMTEPGGPAWRQTTFFPFAQASKYGRGQVLDVRVDSPTYETKKYGETDLLHATAVRAEDGTVTVFAVNRSRTEALPLEVALNGLDLTRVVEHSVLADADPDARNTLDDPERVAPHAADGTALQDGTLSTVLEPLSWNVLRLA
- a CDS encoding arabinan endo-1,5-alpha-L-arabinosidase, which gives rise to MTLRRTLTALAAATLLALPPHTAQAAETYPDPRPLTGQQIIHDPTVSRLKSGGYVAYSTGGIIGARLSEDGRHWTDAGNAFAEPPAWWYEYNDKADPWAPDLSRRDGRYWLYYAVSSWGSNHSAIGVATSRTGLPGTWTDHGKVFTSEPTDTWNAIDPAIIRADGRLWMSFGSYWTGIRMVELNPKTGKAVPGARVHHLATRPDAPYAVEGPYIVRHGRYYYLFASYDACCQGVNSTYKIRVGRSTSVTGPYVDSTGKPLLEGGGDLVLQGHGRYIGTGGESVFRDRGKDVLAYHYYDAEDSGTPKLGLNTLHWTRNGWPTLLP
- a CDS encoding carbohydrate ABC transporter permease; this translates as MTATQIRVRDPKARKPWTPSQIVLTLLGVAVSVVFMAPLAWALFTSLKSETEAVAVPTHWLPKDWTTQAWKAILETGNITNWFVNSVVVSVCVTAVVLLVSSLAGYGFARTEFRGKNALMGLVMAGLMVSPAVLGVPLFTTVQQMGMVDTYWGMILPQCAPAAMVYILYKFFQGIPRELEEAAFIDGAGRWRVFFTIVLPLSRPSLAAVGIFTFIASWNNFLWPYMVTNNPDLMTMPNGIATVMNSYGIQWAQLMAGGLMAGLPLIIVFVFFQRQIVAGVAHTGLAGQ
- a CDS encoding sugar ABC transporter permease, coding for MTTSAQTVFAPARAKTAADTATVRRKQGFQHGGWFVAPFLTLFALFVIWPLLRGVYLSFTDANISGDNANLVGLDNYREALKDPLMWDTLGHSAYFTLLVVPCIAVLAFFLAMLAHHIERGKWLWRLCFFAPFLLPSTVAANLWQWLFNPGTGMINHVFGLETPWLSDKSYAMLAVVICTLWWTVGFSFLLYLAALQGIPDHLYEAAKLDGANAWHRMVHITLPMLRNITGLVVALQVLASLQVFDQAVVMMDFSPGPEESTRTIVQYTLEEGFTSYRVGYASAISIIFFLIIASVAVARMWLLRKREEGVR
- a CDS encoding extracellular solute-binding protein produces the protein MGRPGLNRRQLLAGLGGISVASSFGFAALGTGADALASDANTRVRYWNLFSGGDGYNMIAMLNSFRKDHPDIAVKDSTLQWGSPFYTKLAMAAAGNRAPDLGVMHMGRVTGFSPGRLLDAWDVDLLAKYGVRKQDFNPQLWNRGVIDGKLYAVPLDSHVQLCFYRKDVLKKAGLLGDDGRMVPVTSTDEWFDVLKEAKKATKRGLQTIGIWNSDQNFQWWFFVAFYTQLGGTWFNDTDTEVTFDTDKATQVLEFLRRHITEGYAIPRFGGTASAEQFVNGSPFVWEGNWSVPVYDTAKIDYGATPLPPVFGKPATHAESHAFVLPHQSDRGGPANEGAHQLAAYIIRHAQQWALGGHIPAYRPVLSTDAYKKMSPQNEYVSAMDHQATEPKVWFAGSTGILAQRVGPIVVSSTMGSAEPDTAARRMKSELTRLLASKNPMDGKTAAQGGAVA
- a CDS encoding toxin-antitoxin system, toxin component family protein, whose translation is MDFAGARTRAARVTAALRRSRRGSAMRGLAAELAAAVRAREQVPADVRSLCRALCAEMSTRRGGRPVELRFERFPDEIEVTGLWVEFQDFDLVIVEERAEAVQQLVILGHELWHLHAGHDHHHVAGTAVARALDREPGWKSAALTVAARDGSRERDEAEADEFGHRLAAVFRAFANGTVPDGPDAALDPVRRSMGYRGRGGGAR
- a CDS encoding MAB_1171c family putative transporter; the protein is MTHARDVLGAYSVSFWLPIGALTIALVIKLPSLVRMWRDPMLRAVGGLLLFACAVFVFASPSVIGWTNRVTGVPNIAAPLVYSLLTALCASWLLLIVAWRNGLADRSSSTRRAARWVVFAYAGVVVALWVLFWLADVPVERRRDLDTYYANTPFMREGILLYLLAHTVACSVTARLIWNWVRTDGLDAWLRWGLRLLGVGYATNLLFDVTKLTAVIARMTGHDLDWLSTYLAPSAACLSATMVAIGFIIPHGGQYLHERWRIRLAHWQLRPLYLLLRTVNRGGAPFTPRATGELRLIRRETYIRDVLLQLSRHLDEDLRERSYDAALDLGFEPGRAKALAAAVTILDAVAARERAPRTDSAASPSGPDTAYLLQEIQAVSLALRHRDHIEAVRSRAAAPGRENARA
- a CDS encoding SMP-30/gluconolactonase/LRE family protein, with the protein product MTTTPYEVAVRAEAELGEGPTWDAAAGRLLWIDILGCRVHTYDPATGRRTVRRTEQHVGAVKPRADGGLVLNLRDGVGLLDPDGDSHGGFRWLHHEPVPGRRANDAAVAPDGSLWAGTMRYDEAPGGGTLSRITGDGAVEVVLDDVAVSNGTGWSPDGRLMYYIDSPTRRVDVFDYADGRLSGRRTLAEVEDGAGFPDGLAVDADGCVWVALWQGAAVRRYTPEGRLDRVIELPVSLVTACAFGGAGLSDLYITTARTGLKEPPALAGSVFVVPGAGKGAAQPAFQG